A single genomic interval of Camelina sativa cultivar DH55 chromosome 11, Cs, whole genome shotgun sequence harbors:
- the LOC104726283 gene encoding 2-methoxy-6-polyprenyl-1,4-benzoquinol methylase, mitochondrial-like: protein MALRSVSRRLGSRILNHRSFVASLHSHATSFGFQEVKEEDKSKLVGNVFTNVASSYDIMNDVMSGGLHRLWKERLVGKLSPFAGMKHLDVAGGTGDVAFRIYDAIYSVKRRALQKVDEASLEETQIYVCDINPNMLNVGKQRAAERGLRDNKSLVWVEGNAEALSFDNNSMDGYTIAFGIRNVTHIEKALAEAYRVLKRGGRFLCLELSHVDIPIFKNLYDLYSFQVIPHLGELIAGDKESYQYLVESVRRFPPQEKFASMIADAGFEKVEYENLVGGVVAIHSGIKL, encoded by the exons ATGGCACTTCGATCAGTAAGCAGGAGGCTCGGGAGCAGGATTTTGAATCACCGTTCCTTTGTTGCTTCGCTTCATTCTCATGCCACAAGTTTCG ggTTTCAAGAAgttaaggaagaagataaaagcaAATTGGTTGGTAACGTTTTCACCAATGTAGCTTCGAGTTATGATATTATGAATGATGTGATGAGCGGTGGCTTGCATAGGCTATGGAAGGAAAG ACTTGTTGGTAAGCTGAGTCCGTTTGCAGGGATGAAGCATCTTGATGTGGCCGGTGGAACAG GTGATGTTGCGTTTAGGATCTATGATGCTATTTACAGTGTCAAACGAAGAGCATTACAGAAAGTTGATGAGGCTTCTCTTGAAGAGACTCAGATATACGTATGTGACATTAATCCTAATATGTTAAACGTTGGAAAACAACGAGCTGCTGAGAGAG GTCTAAGAGATAACAAGTCGCTCGTATGGGTTGAAGGAAATGCAGAAGCCTTGAGTTTCGATAATAATTCAATGGATGGATACACTATTGCATTTGGAATAAGGAACGTCACACACATTGAAAAGGCTCTAGCTGAGGCTTATAG GGTACTAAAACGGGGTGGAAGATTCTTGTGCCTTGAGCTCAGCCATGTAGACATTCCGATTTTCAAAAATCT ATACGATCTGTATTCTTTCCAGGTCATCCCACACTTAGGGGAACTAATCGCCGGGGACAAGGAATCTTATCAGTACTTGGTTGAGAGCGTTCGTCGGTTTCCCCCTCAG GAGAAATTTGCTTCGATGATCGCAGACGCAGGATTTGAGAAGGTGGAGTACGAGAACCTTGTTGGTGGAGTTGTCGCCATTCACTCTGGCATAAAGCTCTga